One stretch of Danio rerio strain Tuebingen ecotype United States chromosome 6, GRCz12tu, whole genome shotgun sequence DNA includes these proteins:
- the arfrp1 gene encoding ADP-ribosylation factor-related protein 1 — MYTLLSGLYKYMFQKDEYCILILGLDNAGKTTFLEQTKTRFSKNYKGMNLSKITTTVGLNIGTIDVGKARLMFWDLGGQEELQSLWDKYYAESHGVIYVIDSTDEERLGESKNAFEKMISSEALEGVPLLVLANKQDVENCLSVPDIKTAFSDCAPKIGKRDCLVQPCAALSGYVICSSDYGGYTENN, encoded by the exons ATGTACACTTTATTATCGGGCCTCTACAAGTACATGTTTCAGAAGGACGAGTATTGTATCCTCATCCTTGGCCTGGACAATGCAGGAAAGACG aCCTTTCTGGAACAAACAAAAACCAGGTTCAGCAAGAACTACAAGGGCATGAACCTGTCGAAGATCACCACTACTGTGGGCCTCAACA TCGGCACCATTGATGTGGGAAAAGCTCGTCTGATGTTCTGGGATCTCGGAGGACAAGAGGAGCTCCAGTCTCTGTGGGATAAG TATTACGCAGAATCTCATGGTGTGATTTACGTCATCGACTCCACGGATGAGGAGCGGCTGGGCGAGTCCAAAAACGCCTTTG AGAAGATGATCAGCAGTGAAGCTCTGGAAGGAGTTCCTCTCCTGGTGCTCGCCAACAAACAAGATGTGGAG AATTGTCTGTCTGTCCCTGACATAAAGACGGCGTTCAGCGACTGTGCTCCAAAAATCGGCAAAAGAGACTGTCTGGTGCAACCCTGCGCCGCTTTATCAGGGTACGTCATCTGTTCCTCAGATTATGGAGGATACACAGAAAACAACTAA